One Streptomyces lincolnensis genomic region harbors:
- a CDS encoding FHA domain-containing protein — MYSIIVVPPPTTEDDPNRTQRRLAPGERLIFGRSTRDANDLIVPHDGVSRRAGVISAQGAFWTLSNLSGGQTYVVENPEGAGEHIKVGPGRLDAPVPFEFSRIVLPAAGDLLPIEVWAPRHDYLRGEESLDGDTTTPAFSVDRTKRYFAVLAALCEPRLRGEPHAPLPTVEQVVERLRPAWPAASRTSVQWNIDYLAVKLRLKPGPDTADTGPRLNGKKESLVSLALRFDLVREDDLVVLAAPATRGTR; from the coding sequence TTGTACAGCATCATCGTGGTACCTCCGCCGACCACGGAGGACGACCCGAACCGGACCCAACGACGACTGGCGCCCGGCGAGCGGCTGATCTTCGGCCGTTCCACCCGCGACGCCAACGACCTGATCGTGCCGCATGACGGGGTCTCCCGCAGAGCGGGCGTGATCAGCGCGCAGGGCGCCTTCTGGACTCTCAGCAACCTCTCCGGCGGACAGACGTACGTCGTGGAGAACCCGGAGGGCGCGGGCGAGCACATCAAGGTGGGACCGGGGCGCCTGGACGCGCCGGTGCCCTTCGAGTTCTCGCGGATCGTGCTGCCCGCCGCGGGCGACCTGCTGCCGATCGAGGTGTGGGCGCCACGCCACGACTATCTGCGCGGCGAGGAGAGCCTGGACGGGGACACCACCACACCGGCCTTCTCGGTGGACCGTACGAAACGCTACTTCGCGGTCCTCGCCGCGCTCTGCGAACCGCGGCTGCGCGGGGAGCCGCACGCCCCCCTGCCCACCGTCGAGCAGGTCGTGGAACGGCTGCGGCCGGCCTGGCCGGCCGCGTCCCGCACGTCCGTGCAGTGGAACATCGACTACCTGGCCGTGAAGCTGCGCCTCAAGCCCGGCCCGGACACCGCGGACACGGGACCGCGGCTCAACGGCAAGAAGGAGTCCCTGGTGTCCCTGGCGCTCCGCTTCGACCTGGTCCGCGAGGACGACCTCGTCGTGCTCGCGGCCCCGGCCACCCGGGGGACACGATGA
- a CDS encoding bifunctional methylenetetrahydrofolate dehydrogenase/methenyltetrahydrofolate cyclohydrolase translates to MTAQILDGKATAAAIKSDLTARVAALKEKGVTPGLGTILVGEDPGSQKYVAGKHRDCAEVGIASIQRELPATATQEEIEALVRELNEDPACTGYIVQLPLPKGIDENRILELMDPDKDADGLHPMNLGRLVLNEPAPLPCTPNGVLTLLRRYGVEIKGAEVVVVGRGVTIGRSMPLLLTRRSENATVTQCHTGTRDLSAHLKRADIIVAAAGSAHLIRAEDVKPGAAVLDVGVSRNAEGRIVGDVHPDVAEVAAWISPNPGGVGPMTRAQLLVNVVEAAERGVG, encoded by the coding sequence ATGACCGCCCAGATTCTCGATGGCAAGGCCACCGCAGCCGCGATCAAGTCCGATCTGACCGCCCGCGTGGCGGCGCTGAAGGAGAAGGGCGTCACGCCCGGCCTCGGCACGATCCTCGTCGGGGAGGACCCCGGCAGCCAGAAGTACGTCGCCGGCAAGCACCGCGACTGCGCCGAGGTCGGCATCGCCTCCATCCAGCGCGAGCTGCCCGCCACGGCGACCCAGGAGGAGATCGAGGCGCTGGTCCGCGAACTGAACGAGGACCCCGCCTGCACCGGTTACATCGTCCAGCTGCCGCTGCCCAAGGGCATCGACGAGAACCGGATCCTGGAGCTCATGGACCCGGACAAGGACGCCGACGGCCTGCACCCGATGAACCTCGGCCGCCTCGTCCTCAACGAGCCGGCCCCGCTGCCCTGCACCCCGAACGGCGTCCTCACCCTGCTGCGCCGCTACGGCGTGGAGATCAAGGGCGCCGAGGTCGTGGTCGTCGGCCGTGGCGTGACCATCGGCCGGTCGATGCCGCTGCTGCTCACCCGGCGCAGCGAGAACGCGACCGTGACCCAGTGCCACACCGGCACCCGTGACCTGTCCGCCCACCTCAAGCGCGCCGACATCATCGTCGCCGCCGCCGGTTCGGCCCATCTGATCCGCGCCGAGGACGTCAAGCCGGGCGCGGCCGTCCTCGACGTCGGCGTCTCGCGCAACGCCGAGGGCAGGATCGTCGGGGACGTCCACCCGGACGTCGCCGAGGTGGCCGCGTGGATCTCCCCGAACCCGGGCGGTGTCGGACCGATGACCCGGGCCCAGCTGCTCGTCAACGTGGTCGAGGCGGCGGAGCGCGGTGTCGGCTGA
- a CDS encoding DUF3017 domain-containing protein, translated as MGAVEDIEVRDPVSAPDAEGKPRRTTRRFPLFTRDTARPEGGGRAAPSDAPAPARQWPVLAVLGLVALGLLLSALDRFRIGTLLIGVALLLGGVLRWILPDVGMLAVRSRFTDMVTYGVLGLSIALLAMMVQPDPWLVIPFLKDTLHFTVST; from the coding sequence ATCGGGGCCGTGGAGGACATCGAGGTCCGTGACCCCGTCAGCGCTCCCGACGCCGAGGGGAAGCCGCGCCGGACGACCCGCCGCTTCCCGCTGTTCACCAGGGACACCGCGCGTCCCGAGGGCGGTGGCCGGGCCGCGCCGAGCGACGCCCCCGCGCCCGCCCGGCAGTGGCCGGTTCTCGCGGTCCTGGGCCTGGTCGCCCTCGGCCTGCTGCTGAGCGCCCTGGACCGGTTCCGGATCGGCACCCTGCTGATCGGCGTCGCGCTGCTGCTCGGCGGGGTGCTGCGCTGGATCCTGCCGGACGTCGGCATGCTCGCCGTACGCTCCCGCTTCACCGACATGGTCACCTACGGCGTGCTCGGCCTCTCGATCGCGCTGCTGGCGATGATGGTGCAGCCGGACCCGTGGCTGGTGATCCCGTTCCTCAAGGACACCCTGCACTTCACGGTCAGCACCTGA
- a CDS encoding helix-turn-helix domain-containing protein, whose protein sequence is MGGWQPLPDDLPPEVRHFVEQLRLLKDRTGLSLVALGARTAYSKSSWHRYLNAGQPPPRQAVAALCRIAGLADTEAERFTVRWEMAVQAWPRPATVPAGGDDGGHGGRTGEEYEDDPTLPWWDTPPEENARGRSRWLLWTAVLLLLLTALVGVVGTVAFG, encoded by the coding sequence ATGGGCGGCTGGCAGCCGTTGCCGGACGATCTGCCGCCGGAGGTGCGGCACTTCGTGGAACAGCTGCGGCTCCTGAAGGACCGCACGGGGCTCAGCCTGGTCGCGCTCGGCGCCCGCACCGCCTACAGCAAGTCCTCCTGGCACCGCTATCTCAACGCCGGCCAGCCGCCGCCCCGCCAGGCGGTCGCCGCGCTGTGCCGGATCGCCGGTCTCGCCGACACCGAGGCCGAACGCTTCACCGTCCGCTGGGAGATGGCCGTCCAGGCCTGGCCGCGCCCGGCGACGGTGCCCGCGGGCGGCGATGACGGCGGCCATGGCGGCAGGACGGGGGAGGAGTACGAGGACGATCCCACCCTGCCGTGGTGGGACACGCCTCCCGAGGAGAACGCCCGGGGCAGGAGCCGGTGGCTGCTGTGGACCGCCGTGCTGCTGCTCCTGCTCACCGCCCTGGTCGGTGTCGTCGGAACCGTTGCCTTTGGGTGA
- a CDS encoding helix-turn-helix domain-containing protein yields the protein MPRWRALPDELDPQVREFASQLRRLVDRSGLSIAAVADRTGYSKTSWDRYLNGRLLAPKGAIVALAEVTGTNPIHLTTMWELAERAWSRSEMRHDMTMEAIRISQARAALGEFGAPPAGAKGSRTARKGGSVTATPGIAGPAGVAPTVPPQPAAPDVRDSSGSAGSVRSSGTGGPAGSAGGTQSSEGSSGSSSGPNSWGMAGYRGPASSGGRTTGTPPSSPTSSAFPSTSSSAPSAEGADRVPAPAAPYGEPPQGPRPGGDRSGGSGGRRRLTMFLAGLVGVAVLVAAAFFLMDLGGKDKKDAAAPSPSPTVSADQNLPDGVKCSGASCTGKDAESMGCSGDLVTTAKTATVGATVVEVRYSETCGAAWGRITQAAQGDAVTVTAGTAKEQKGQIGVAGDTIAYTPMVAVKDAGEAKACVTLASGQEGCTK from the coding sequence ATGCCTCGTTGGAGGGCCTTGCCGGACGAGCTCGATCCGCAGGTCAGGGAGTTCGCGAGCCAGCTCCGTCGGCTCGTGGACCGCAGCGGCCTCAGTATCGCGGCGGTGGCGGACCGTACCGGCTACAGCAAGACGTCCTGGGACAGATATCTCAACGGCCGGCTCCTCGCGCCCAAGGGCGCGATCGTGGCGCTGGCCGAGGTCACCGGCACCAATCCGATTCACCTGACCACGATGTGGGAGCTCGCCGAGCGCGCCTGGAGCCGCTCGGAGATGCGCCACGACATGACCATGGAGGCCATCAGGATCTCCCAGGCGCGCGCCGCGCTCGGTGAGTTCGGCGCGCCGCCCGCGGGCGCCAAGGGAAGCAGGACGGCCCGCAAGGGCGGCAGTGTCACGGCCACACCGGGCATCGCCGGACCGGCCGGGGTGGCCCCGACGGTGCCGCCGCAGCCGGCGGCACCCGATGTGCGGGACTCGTCGGGTTCGGCGGGCTCGGTGCGGTCCTCGGGTACCGGTGGCCCGGCGGGTTCCGCGGGGGGCACGCAGAGCTCCGAAGGCTCCTCGGGAAGCTCCTCGGGCCCCAATTCGTGGGGCATGGCGGGCTACCGGGGACCGGCGTCCTCCGGTGGGCGTACGACGGGGACTCCGCCGTCCTCGCCGACATCCTCGGCGTTTCCGTCCACCTCCTCGTCGGCGCCCTCGGCCGAGGGCGCCGACCGGGTGCCGGCGCCGGCGGCTCCGTACGGCGAACCTCCGCAGGGGCCCCGTCCCGGCGGTGACCGGTCCGGCGGGTCCGGGGGCAGGCGGCGGCTGACGATGTTCCTCGCGGGTCTCGTCGGCGTGGCCGTCCTGGTCGCGGCAGCCTTCTTCCTCATGGACCTGGGCGGGAAGGACAAGAAGGACGCCGCCGCTCCGTCGCCCTCGCCGACCGTCAGCGCCGACCAGAACCTGCCCGACGGCGTGAAGTGCAGCGGTGCCTCCTGCACCGGCAAGGACGCCGAGAGCATGGGGTGCAGCGGGGACCTCGTCACCACCGCCAAGACCGCGACCGTCGGCGCGACCGTCGTCGAGGTGCGCTACAGCGAGACCTGCGGCGCGGCCTGGGGCCGGATCACACAGGCCGCGCAGGGCGACGCGGTGACGGTGACCGCGGGGACCGCCAAGGAGCAGAAGGGGCAGATCGGGGTGGCCGGGGACACCATCGCGTACACGCCGATGGTCGCCGTGAAGGACGCGGGAGAGGCGAAGGCCTGCGTGACGCTGGCCTCGGGGCAGGAGGGCTGCACGAAGTAG
- a CDS encoding malate dehydrogenase translates to MTRTPVNVTVTGAAGQIGYALLFRIASGQLLGADVPVKLRLLEITPALKAAEGTAMELDDSAFPLLQGIDITDDPNVAFDGANVALLVGARPRTKGMERGDLLEANGGIFKPQGKAINDHAADDIKVLVVGNPANTNALIAQAAAPDVPAERFTAMTRLDHNRALTQLAKKTGTTVADIKRLTIWGNHSATQYPDIFHATVAGKNAAEVVNDEKWLAEDFIPTVAKRGAAIIEARGASSAASAANAAIDHVYTWVNGTAEGDWTSMGIPSDGSYGVPEGLISSFPVTTKDGSYEIVQGLDINEFSRARIDASVQELAEERDAVRGLGLL, encoded by the coding sequence ATGACCCGCACTCCCGTGAACGTCACCGTCACCGGCGCGGCCGGCCAGATCGGTTACGCCCTGCTCTTCCGCATCGCCTCCGGCCAGCTGCTCGGCGCGGACGTGCCGGTCAAGCTCCGCCTGCTGGAGATCACCCCGGCGCTGAAGGCCGCCGAGGGCACCGCGATGGAGCTCGACGACTCCGCCTTCCCGCTCCTTCAGGGCATCGACATCACGGACGACCCGAACGTCGCCTTCGACGGCGCCAACGTGGCCCTCCTGGTGGGCGCCCGCCCGCGCACCAAGGGCATGGAGCGCGGTGACCTCCTGGAGGCCAACGGCGGCATCTTCAAGCCGCAGGGCAAGGCCATCAACGACCACGCCGCGGACGACATCAAGGTCCTCGTCGTCGGCAACCCGGCCAACACCAACGCCCTGATCGCCCAGGCCGCCGCTCCGGACGTACCGGCCGAGCGCTTCACCGCGATGACCCGCCTGGACCACAACCGCGCGCTGACCCAGCTGGCGAAGAAGACGGGCACCACAGTCGCCGACATCAAGCGCCTGACCATCTGGGGCAACCACTCCGCCACCCAGTACCCCGACATCTTCCACGCCACGGTGGCCGGCAAGAACGCCGCCGAGGTCGTGAACGACGAGAAGTGGCTGGCCGAGGACTTCATCCCGACCGTCGCCAAGCGCGGCGCCGCGATCATCGAGGCCCGTGGCGCGTCCTCCGCGGCCTCCGCCGCCAACGCCGCCATCGACCACGTGTACACCTGGGTCAACGGCACCGCCGAGGGCGACTGGACCTCCATGGGCATTCCGTCCGACGGTTCCTACGGCGTCCCGGAGGGCCTGATCTCCTCCTTCCCGGTCACCACCAAGGACGGTTCCTACGAGATCGTCCAGGGCCTGGACATCAACGAGTTCTCCCGCGCCCGCATCGACGCCTCGGTGCAGGAGCTGGCGGAGGAGCGCGACGCGGTCCGCGGTCTCGGTCTCCTCTGA
- a CDS encoding bifunctional helix-turn-helix transcriptional regulator/GNAT family N-acetyltransferase codes for MEPVSTEHVTALRRFNRYFTRRIGALDDHYLGQDRPLGEARLLFEIGDGASLRELRGRLGLDAGYLSRMAKTLQAQGMVRMSVHPDDNRLRRVELTPAGRTEVKEQNRRAGALAAGLLEGLAPAQRTELTAALATVRRLLRLAAIRVDLVDGAAPDARACLDAYAADIDARFPEGFDTSDLVRPEEVSGQRGAFFVAYEEGRPVGCGALRRLRPGIGEIRHVWVHPDARRLGLARRILTALETEAAARGLDTLRLDTHATLTEAQAMYRACGYREIDPYVDHVYGDFWFEKRLTP; via the coding sequence ATGGAGCCAGTGTCGACGGAGCACGTGACGGCCTTGCGCCGCTTCAACCGCTACTTCACCCGCCGTATCGGGGCGCTCGACGACCACTACCTCGGCCAGGACCGCCCGCTCGGTGAGGCCCGGCTGCTGTTCGAGATCGGTGACGGGGCGTCCCTGCGGGAGCTGCGGGGCCGGCTGGGCCTCGACGCCGGATATCTGAGCCGGATGGCGAAGACGCTCCAGGCGCAGGGCATGGTCCGGATGAGCGTGCACCCGGACGACAACCGGCTGCGCCGGGTGGAGCTGACCCCGGCCGGCCGCACCGAGGTCAAGGAGCAGAACCGCCGGGCGGGCGCCCTGGCCGCCGGACTGCTCGAAGGCCTCGCCCCGGCCCAGCGCACCGAGCTGACCGCCGCCCTCGCCACCGTCCGGCGCCTGCTGCGCCTGGCCGCCATCCGCGTCGACCTCGTCGACGGCGCCGCCCCGGACGCCCGCGCCTGCCTGGACGCCTACGCCGCCGACATCGACGCCCGTTTCCCGGAGGGCTTCGACACGTCCGACCTGGTACGGCCCGAGGAGGTCTCCGGGCAGCGCGGCGCCTTCTTCGTCGCGTACGAGGAGGGCCGCCCCGTCGGCTGCGGCGCGCTACGGCGTCTGCGCCCCGGCATCGGCGAGATCCGCCACGTCTGGGTCCACCCGGACGCCCGCCGCCTGGGCCTGGCCCGCCGGATCCTCACGGCCCTGGAGACGGAGGCCGCCGCCCGCGGCCTCGACACCCTGCGCCTCGACACCCACGCGACCCTCACCGAGGCCCAGGCCATGTACCGGGCGTGCGGCTACCGGGAGATCGATCCGTACGTCGACCATGTCTACGGCGACTTCTGGTTCGAGAAGCGCCTCACGCCGTGA
- a CDS encoding aldehyde dehydrogenase family protein has protein sequence MADTPGLPAELPARKTIHVDGEWRAATSGATREILDPADALPFALVAEGDEKDTDLAVAAARRAFDGGRGGWPLTPVAERAALLRRVADLLVRDREELGLLESRDAGKTVEEGRVDIDCVADAFRYFADLVAGDAPGRVVDAGSPDIHSVVVHEPIGVCALITPWNYPLLQASWKIAPALAAGNTFVVKPSEITPLSTVALIDLLAEAGLPAGVANIVTGPGHSVGARLSEHPDVDLVSFTGGLISGTKVAQAAAPTVKKVALELGGKNPNVVFADACATEEGFDTAVDQALNAAFIHSGQVCSAGARLIVEESLRERFVAELARRAERIRLGRGTADGVECGPLVSEQQRSKVEAYVDSALKEGAVLRSGGKRPEPSPERPENGYFYEPTVLDHCHREMRVVREEVFGPVLTVETFRTEDEAIALANDTEYGLAGGVWSADAGRARRVAGRLRHGTVWINDFHPYLPQAEWGGFGKSGVGRELGPAGLAEYRETKHVYQNLAPKPVRWFAG, from the coding sequence ATGGCGGACACACCAGGACTCCCGGCAGAACTCCCCGCGCGGAAGACCATCCACGTGGACGGGGAGTGGCGCGCGGCCACCTCCGGTGCCACGCGCGAGATCCTCGACCCCGCGGACGCCCTGCCGTTCGCCCTGGTCGCGGAGGGTGACGAGAAGGACACCGACCTGGCGGTCGCGGCGGCCCGGCGGGCCTTCGACGGCGGCCGGGGCGGCTGGCCGCTCACCCCCGTCGCGGAACGCGCCGCGCTGCTGCGCCGCGTCGCCGATCTCCTCGTACGCGACCGCGAAGAGCTCGGTCTCCTGGAGAGCCGGGACGCGGGCAAGACCGTCGAGGAGGGCCGGGTCGACATCGACTGCGTCGCCGACGCCTTCCGCTACTTCGCCGACCTCGTCGCGGGTGACGCGCCGGGCCGGGTCGTCGACGCGGGCTCACCCGACATCCACAGTGTCGTCGTCCACGAGCCGATCGGGGTCTGCGCGCTCATCACGCCCTGGAACTACCCCCTCCTCCAGGCGAGTTGGAAGATCGCGCCCGCGCTCGCGGCCGGCAACACCTTCGTGGTCAAGCCCAGCGAGATCACCCCGCTGTCGACCGTCGCGCTGATCGACCTGCTGGCCGAGGCCGGGCTGCCCGCCGGCGTCGCGAACATCGTCACCGGTCCCGGCCACTCGGTCGGTGCCCGGCTCTCCGAGCACCCCGACGTCGACCTCGTCTCCTTCACCGGCGGCCTGATCAGCGGCACGAAGGTGGCGCAGGCCGCCGCCCCGACCGTGAAGAAGGTCGCCCTCGAACTCGGCGGCAAGAACCCCAACGTCGTCTTCGCCGACGCCTGCGCCACCGAGGAGGGCTTCGACACCGCCGTCGACCAGGCCCTCAACGCCGCCTTCATCCACAGCGGCCAGGTCTGCTCGGCCGGCGCCCGGCTCATCGTCGAGGAGTCGCTCCGGGAGCGCTTCGTCGCCGAACTCGCCCGCCGGGCCGAGCGGATCCGCCTCGGCCGCGGCACCGCCGACGGCGTCGAGTGCGGCCCGCTCGTCTCCGAGCAGCAGCGCTCCAAGGTCGAGGCGTACGTCGACTCCGCGCTCAAGGAGGGCGCGGTGCTGCGCTCCGGAGGCAAGCGGCCCGAGCCGTCCCCGGAGCGGCCGGAGAACGGCTACTTCTACGAACCGACCGTCCTCGACCACTGCCACCGCGAGATGAGGGTCGTACGCGAAGAGGTCTTCGGACCCGTCCTCACGGTGGAGACCTTCCGCACCGAGGACGAGGCGATCGCCCTCGCCAACGACACCGAGTACGGCCTCGCCGGGGGCGTCTGGAGTGCCGACGCCGGGCGGGCCCGCAGGGTCGCGGGCCGACTGCGCCACGGCACCGTCTGGATCAACGACTTCCACCCCTACCTCCCGCAGGCGGAGTGGGGCGGCTTCGGAAAGAGCGGAGTGGGCCGTGAACTCGGCCCCGCCGGACTCGCCGAGTACCGCGAGACCAAGCACGTCTACCAGAACCTCGCCCCGAAGCCCGTCCGCTGGTTCGCCGGCTGA
- a CDS encoding GMC family oxidoreductase, with protein sequence MPEHEYDYVVVGGGTAGSVIASRLTENPDVTVAVIEGGPSDVGRDDVLTLRRWMGLLGGELDYDYPTTEQPRGNSHIRHSRARVLGGCSSHNTLIAFKPLPSDWDEWEAAGAKGWGAVPMEAYFARLKNNIVAVDDKDRNAIARDFVDAAQNALDVPRVEGFNKKPFNDGVGFFDLAYHPETNKRSSASVAYLHPVMDERANLTILLETWAYRLELNGTRAEGVHVRAKDGEEFVVRARREVLLCAGAVDSPRLLLHSGIGPKEDLARLGIPVVHDLPGVGENLLDHPESVIVWETNGPIPENSAMDSDAGLFVRRDPDHAGPDLMFHFYQIPFTDNPERLGYERPEFGVSMTPNIPKPKSRGRLYLTSADPSVKPALDFRYFTDEDDHDGRTLVDGIRIAREIAKAEPLAGWLKREVAPGPEVTGDEELSEYARKVAHTVYHPAGTCRMGDADDELAVVDPELRIRGLDGIRIADASVFPTMTAVNPMIGVLMVGEKAVDLIGGGA encoded by the coding sequence ATGCCTGAGCACGAATACGACTATGTCGTGGTCGGCGGCGGCACCGCCGGCTCCGTCATCGCCTCCCGCCTCACCGAGAATCCCGACGTCACCGTCGCCGTCATCGAGGGCGGCCCGAGCGACGTCGGCCGGGACGACGTCCTGACCCTGCGCCGCTGGATGGGCCTGCTCGGCGGCGAACTGGACTACGACTACCCCACCACCGAGCAGCCACGCGGCAACTCCCACATCCGGCACAGCCGCGCCAGGGTCCTCGGCGGCTGCTCCTCGCACAACACCCTCATCGCCTTCAAGCCGCTGCCGTCCGACTGGGACGAGTGGGAGGCGGCCGGCGCCAAGGGCTGGGGCGCGGTGCCGATGGAGGCGTACTTCGCCCGGCTGAAGAACAACATCGTCGCCGTGGACGACAAGGACCGCAACGCCATCGCCCGCGACTTCGTCGACGCGGCGCAGAACGCGCTCGACGTGCCCCGCGTCGAGGGCTTCAACAAGAAGCCGTTCAACGACGGTGTCGGCTTCTTCGACCTCGCCTACCACCCGGAGACCAACAAGCGCTCCTCGGCTTCGGTGGCCTACCTCCACCCGGTGATGGACGAGCGCGCCAACCTGACGATCCTGCTGGAGACCTGGGCGTACCGGCTGGAGCTGAACGGCACCCGCGCCGAGGGCGTGCACGTACGCGCCAAGGACGGCGAGGAGTTCGTCGTCCGCGCCCGGCGCGAGGTGCTGCTGTGCGCGGGCGCCGTCGACTCGCCCCGGCTGCTGCTGCACTCGGGCATCGGGCCGAAGGAGGACCTCGCCCGGCTGGGCATCCCCGTCGTGCACGATCTGCCGGGCGTCGGCGAGAACCTCCTAGACCACCCCGAGTCGGTGATCGTCTGGGAGACCAACGGCCCCATCCCGGAGAACTCCGCGATGGACTCCGACGCGGGCCTGTTCGTGCGGCGCGACCCCGACCACGCGGGCCCCGATCTGATGTTCCACTTCTACCAGATCCCGTTCACGGACAATCCGGAGCGACTGGGCTACGAGCGGCCGGAGTTCGGCGTCTCCATGACCCCCAACATCCCCAAGCCGAAGAGCCGCGGCCGGCTGTACCTGACCAGCGCCGACCCGTCCGTCAAGCCCGCCCTCGACTTCCGGTACTTCACCGACGAGGACGACCACGACGGCCGCACCCTCGTCGACGGCATCAGGATCGCCCGCGAGATCGCCAAGGCCGAACCGCTCGCCGGCTGGCTCAAGCGCGAGGTGGCCCCCGGCCCCGAGGTCACGGGCGACGAGGAACTGAGCGAGTACGCCCGCAAGGTCGCGCACACCGTCTACCACCCGGCGGGCACCTGCAGGATGGGCGACGCCGACGACGAACTGGCGGTCGTGGACCCGGAGTTGAGGATCCGAGGCCTGGACGGCATCCGGATCGCCGATGCCTCGGTGTTCCCGACCATGACCGCGGTGAACCCGATGATCGGAGTGCTCATGGTCGGTGAGAAGGCTGTCGACCTGATCGGAGGCGGTGCGTGA
- a CDS encoding quaternary amine ABC transporter ATP-binding protein has product MSTTTELTPPGVDKAADTAVFSVEGLWKVFGPKAERVPADPELAALAPTELRERTGCTAAVRDVSFDVRKGEVFVVMGLSGSGKSTLVRCLTRLIEPTSGAVVIDGEDVLAMDKTRLRELRRNRASMVFQHFGLLPHRTVLDNVAYGLEIQGVGRSERRERAAQVVKKVGLEGMEQRRPGQLSGGQQQRVGLARALAVDPEVLLFDEPFSALDPLIRRDMQEEVIRLHRDEGRTMVFITHDLNEALRLGDRIALMRDGEIVQLGTPEEIVGSPANDYVRDFVRDVPRADVMSVRSAMRPAEAGEATGGASVTPGTTVSEAIEAVVRTGAPVRVMDDGRCLGVVDHERLLGVVAGVSGPVSGPVSGPRKGNTGEVVA; this is encoded by the coding sequence ATGAGTACGACCACCGAACTGACGCCGCCGGGCGTCGACAAGGCCGCGGACACCGCCGTCTTCTCCGTCGAGGGCCTGTGGAAGGTCTTCGGCCCGAAGGCGGAGCGCGTCCCGGCCGACCCCGAACTGGCCGCGCTCGCCCCCACCGAACTGCGGGAACGCACCGGCTGCACCGCCGCCGTCCGTGACGTCTCCTTCGACGTGCGCAAGGGCGAGGTCTTCGTCGTCATGGGCCTGTCCGGCTCAGGCAAGTCCACGCTCGTGCGCTGTCTGACCCGGCTGATCGAGCCGACCTCCGGCGCCGTCGTGATCGACGGCGAGGACGTGCTCGCCATGGACAAGACCCGCCTGCGCGAACTGCGCCGCAACCGCGCCTCCATGGTCTTCCAGCACTTCGGCCTGCTCCCGCACCGCACGGTCCTCGACAACGTGGCCTACGGCCTGGAGATCCAGGGCGTCGGCAGGTCCGAGCGCCGCGAACGGGCCGCCCAGGTCGTCAAGAAGGTCGGCCTGGAGGGCATGGAGCAGCGCAGGCCCGGCCAGCTCTCCGGCGGCCAGCAGCAGCGCGTCGGCCTGGCCCGCGCGCTCGCCGTCGACCCCGAGGTGCTGCTCTTCGACGAGCCGTTCAGCGCGCTCGACCCGCTGATCCGCCGCGACATGCAGGAAGAGGTCATCCGCCTGCACCGCGACGAGGGCCGCACCATGGTCTTCATCACCCACGACCTCAACGAGGCCCTGCGCCTCGGCGACCGCATCGCCCTGATGCGCGACGGCGAGATCGTGCAGCTCGGCACGCCCGAGGAGATCGTCGGCTCGCCCGCCAACGACTACGTGCGCGACTTCGTCCGTGACGTGCCGCGCGCCGACGTCATGAGCGTGCGCAGCGCCATGCGGCCCGCCGAGGCCGGCGAGGCGACCGGCGGGGCGTCCGTCACCCCCGGCACCACCGTCTCCGAGGCCATCGAGGCCGTCGTCCGCACCGGCGCCCCGGTGCGCGTCATGGACGACGGCCGCTGCCTCGGCGTCGTCGACCACGAGCGACTGCTCGGCGTCGTCGCCGGGGTGTCCGGGCCCGTGTCCGGGCCTGTGTCCGGGCCCCGCAAGGGGAACACCGGCGAGGTGGTCGCCTGA